From one Peredibacter starrii genomic stretch:
- a CDS encoding translocation/assembly module TamB domain-containing protein translates to MRFKSVLGAFLFIVLASFIAFVVFIQTKSFGGLVTKVVSDLSMRKAQTDVKIKNFTISVFPPGLELNRVRVKKKISDVENFEAELGKIGFYISLIEVEEKKLTFGQIRIADSSINYTFPKKDEELKEIDKAVIEKIFDLSEKAPVRVDTLLIENSRIFANHDLLEARRLKVFKRGDSFTARFHLANIQPTPEVDFTLDEVWGDAEVTRNDVNIYRLKVQHDVQTLLLKGKVKNYRLLKNSEVALNGEAQLHLKSFDRDFELPEFIDVKNGFAKIGFNVQYLNKELSAKSDVLLTEFKSNLFHADELRAGLEFQDNKITVTKIDLTNKNEKVKLLAPVLVADITRKTWLTKPVSAYVENVSLNNVLRFLGPSLKVLKGNLTGQLVFEKRGTDFYFTPKDNFHVQNLGLVVGDAKDPFTILMAKTVRLQKSEFGIVNNEFQMSTTAVLPRSKLEVDGFVNKHRVKFFVPDSQVNLEDLGNIANLDIKGAGHLSVDVSGPLDNVVINLKGKTKGFEILGYRLDETEKNLSIELKEDQVLINKMESKLGKTHVSGTGLVNWGNRDIALGINSNDATSTDLVEILHPILSKVDFLPSDLDFKGKVDVNIFGKYLLPELKIKSKVDFTELTAYGENIPTGRFDVSLFNEVLAFSNLEGTKGQGRIDGDFSFNLSNKIMKMKYRWDNLQLNSFNAVKRLGLNLDSKISGKFEGSGTPTHYHLKLDSKLFNTRSQNYTFEDSDISLDMYPDHIAGDVNLFGDIIKSDFDLAVADHRKSKLNLKILNTDIKPLAVGIFGEHLESEDITGRVNLEVASSFDKGFNNLNLTGTLKQLVFNHPDFNVNYQSKRPEFVVRNSEIEAWNLNIRESDLFLVTKGEGTFGKNVSLIHEFHLNSKLLEILIAPVLSSEGFIRNIVRVDGRKNKYDFSISSKATDMSVSIEQLPFPINHLKYDIEYAGRRLLIQDLMTTLDSGTLALKGDVFFDENDPDINLKYQFDRAEIPILSKSVINISGEGIILGNNPPYTIGGEILINKAQIVNELNDFSSKSASFSQIRYLPKNQESAVAKMFALNVNVKAENPVRVTNSLMDVALRGEIQLTGNPSRPRGDGRLFTPVNSSRIFFKNNEYLITAADINFSPKKEISNPDFDVQALTLISNYKVFPKAYGDLERFNFDLTSDPPLPRNSILSLIAFGYTEESQSNLQQKDQQSLTQVGVGSFVFDRFKISDILNKQFGLQVNLGTVIEQSGTDSLLTGRSQEGQFGQGGGALGRTRSATKIELKKRLDEALTLSVSSTMGGSIGQRQSMNLNYGLTKKVQLEGVYELRTNAEGEEDIIDNSIGADVKFRWTFK, encoded by the coding sequence ATGAGATTTAAAAGTGTTCTAGGAGCATTCTTATTCATTGTTCTGGCAAGTTTCATTGCCTTTGTGGTCTTTATTCAGACCAAGTCTTTTGGCGGGCTCGTTACAAAAGTTGTCTCAGACCTTTCCATGAGAAAGGCGCAGACCGACGTTAAAATCAAAAACTTCACCATCAGTGTTTTTCCACCGGGGCTTGAACTCAACCGAGTTCGAGTTAAGAAAAAAATCTCGGATGTGGAAAACTTTGAAGCAGAATTGGGAAAGATCGGTTTTTACATTAGTCTAATTGAAGTTGAGGAAAAGAAGTTAACTTTCGGTCAGATTAGAATTGCCGACTCTTCCATTAACTACACGTTCCCCAAAAAAGACGAGGAGCTCAAAGAAATTGATAAAGCCGTCATCGAAAAGATCTTTGATCTTTCTGAGAAGGCCCCGGTTCGAGTTGATACCCTATTAATTGAGAATTCAAGAATTTTTGCCAATCATGATCTTTTAGAAGCTCGTCGATTAAAGGTCTTCAAACGTGGAGACTCATTTACGGCGCGTTTTCATCTCGCCAATATTCAACCGACGCCGGAAGTTGATTTCACTTTGGACGAAGTTTGGGGTGATGCTGAAGTTACTCGTAATGATGTGAACATCTATCGTTTGAAGGTTCAGCACGATGTTCAAACACTACTGCTAAAAGGCAAGGTTAAGAACTATCGCCTTCTAAAGAACAGTGAAGTCGCCTTAAATGGCGAGGCCCAGCTCCATCTGAAGAGTTTCGATCGTGATTTTGAACTACCCGAATTCATCGATGTTAAAAATGGCTTTGCGAAAATCGGTTTCAATGTTCAGTATCTCAATAAAGAACTAAGTGCAAAAAGTGATGTCCTTCTAACAGAATTCAAATCAAATCTTTTCCATGCAGATGAGCTCCGAGCTGGACTTGAATTTCAAGACAACAAAATCACCGTTACCAAGATCGATTTAACAAACAAAAATGAAAAGGTTAAGCTTCTCGCTCCCGTTCTAGTTGCAGACATCACTCGCAAGACCTGGTTAACCAAGCCAGTTTCTGCTTACGTGGAAAACGTATCTCTCAATAACGTTCTACGTTTCTTGGGTCCATCTTTAAAAGTTCTCAAAGGTAACTTAACGGGCCAATTGGTATTTGAAAAACGTGGGACTGATTTTTACTTCACCCCGAAAGATAACTTCCATGTGCAAAACCTGGGACTCGTGGTTGGAGATGCCAAGGACCCATTTACCATTTTAATGGCCAAGACCGTCAGGCTTCAGAAGTCCGAATTTGGAATTGTGAATAATGAATTCCAGATGAGTACCACTGCAGTACTTCCACGCTCAAAATTAGAAGTAGATGGCTTCGTAAATAAACACAGAGTGAAATTCTTTGTGCCGGACTCACAGGTCAATCTGGAAGATCTGGGTAACATTGCCAACCTGGATATCAAAGGCGCAGGTCACCTTTCAGTTGATGTTTCCGGACCGCTTGATAATGTGGTTATTAATCTTAAGGGGAAAACCAAAGGCTTTGAGATTCTGGGTTACCGCCTGGATGAGACGGAAAAGAACTTATCCATTGAGCTGAAAGAAGATCAGGTTCTCATCAACAAGATGGAATCGAAACTTGGGAAGACCCATGTTTCGGGAACGGGTCTCGTGAATTGGGGAAATCGTGATATCGCATTAGGCATTAACTCTAACGATGCTACTTCTACAGACCTAGTAGAGATTCTTCACCCGATTCTTTCAAAAGTTGATTTTTTACCAAGTGATTTAGATTTCAAAGGGAAGGTGGATGTTAACATCTTCGGAAAATATCTTTTGCCTGAGCTTAAGATCAAATCCAAAGTTGATTTCACCGAACTAACTGCTTACGGTGAAAACATCCCGACTGGGCGTTTTGATGTTTCTTTATTCAATGAAGTATTGGCCTTCAGTAACCTTGAAGGTACAAAAGGCCAGGGCCGAATTGATGGGGATTTCTCATTTAATCTAAGTAATAAGATCATGAAGATGAAGTACCGTTGGGACAATCTTCAATTGAATAGTTTCAATGCTGTTAAAAGGCTTGGATTAAATCTTGATTCCAAAATTTCCGGGAAATTTGAGGGTTCAGGAACTCCAACTCATTATCACTTAAAATTAGATTCAAAACTCTTTAATACGAGATCTCAGAACTATACTTTCGAAGACTCTGACATTTCCCTCGATATGTATCCTGATCACATTGCGGGGGACGTTAATCTCTTTGGCGATATCATCAAGTCAGATTTTGATCTGGCGGTCGCTGATCACAGAAAATCAAAATTGAATTTGAAGATTCTCAATACTGATATAAAGCCACTAGCGGTGGGGATTTTCGGCGAACATCTGGAATCAGAAGACATCACCGGAAGAGTCAATCTTGAAGTGGCCTCTTCGTTCGATAAGGGTTTCAATAATCTCAACCTGACGGGAACTTTAAAGCAACTGGTCTTCAACCATCCTGACTTTAATGTGAATTATCAGTCTAAACGACCTGAGTTCGTGGTGAGAAATAGTGAGATTGAGGCCTGGAACCTAAATATCAGGGAGTCAGATCTTTTCCTTGTTACAAAAGGTGAAGGGACCTTTGGAAAGAATGTTTCTTTGATCCATGAATTTCATTTGAATTCTAAGCTTCTCGAGATTCTCATCGCTCCAGTCCTCTCATCAGAGGGATTCATCCGTAATATCGTAAGAGTAGATGGACGGAAAAATAAATATGACTTTTCTATTTCATCTAAGGCAACTGACATGTCAGTCTCGATTGAACAGTTACCTTTCCCAATCAATCATCTGAAGTATGACATAGAGTATGCCGGTAGACGTCTGTTAATTCAGGATCTGATGACTACTCTTGATAGCGGAACTCTTGCCCTTAAAGGTGATGTTTTCTTCGATGAGAATGATCCAGACATTAATCTTAAATATCAGTTTGATCGTGCCGAAATTCCTATCCTTTCGAAATCGGTCATCAACATTTCAGGCGAAGGGATTATTCTAGGAAACAATCCACCATACACTATCGGTGGCGAAATTCTCATCAATAAGGCACAGATCGTTAATGAATTGAACGACTTTTCTTCGAAGTCGGCCTCATTCTCTCAAATTCGTTATCTTCCTAAGAATCAAGAATCTGCAGTTGCAAAAATGTTTGCTCTAAATGTGAATGTTAAGGCGGAGAATCCAGTCCGTGTGACGAACTCTCTGATGGACGTGGCGCTGAGAGGTGAGATTCAGCTTACTGGAAATCCTTCAAGACCTCGTGGAGATGGACGACTCTTTACTCCGGTGAATTCTTCTCGAATTTTCTTTAAGAATAATGAGTATCTGATCACCGCCGCCGATATCAACTTTAGTCCAAAAAAAGAAATTTCTAATCCAGATTTTGATGTTCAGGCCTTGACTCTGATTTCAAACTATAAGGTCTTCCCTAAGGCCTATGGTGATTTAGAACGCTTTAATTTTGATCTGACTTCAGATCCACCACTTCCACGTAACTCTATTCTCTCTTTGATTGCTTTTGGTTATACAGAAGAAAGCCAGAGTAACCTTCAGCAAAAAGACCAGCAGAGTTTAACTCAAGTAGGGGTAGGTTCATTTGTCTTCGACCGCTTCAAGATCAGTGACATTCTAAATAAGCAGTTTGGTCTCCAAGTAAATCTGGGAACAGTGATTGAACAATCAGGCACTGATAGTCTACTCACTGGACGATCACAAGAAGGTCAGTTTGGTCAAGGTGGGGGAGCCCTGGGAAGAACCCGATCCGCCACAAAAATTGAATTAAAGAAACGTCTGGATGAGGCACTTACACTTTCGGTATCGAGTACCATGGGTGGAAGTATCGGTCAGCGCCAGAGTATGAACCTGAACTACGGACTAACCAAGAAAGTACAACTGGAAGGTGTTTACGAATTAAGAACCAATGCTGAAGGTGAAGAAGACATCATTGATAACTCCATCGGGGCCGATGTAAAGTTCAGGTGGACGTTTAAATGA
- a CDS encoding BamA/OMP85 family outer membrane protein, translated as MKLLITLFLILLPIIAFAEGLTLSQVNVECLKSDNCNERKNRFATLIGDYRSLVHMKDTLRVLASDGGYQSFTYELDENAGKYSLNIHFQLKPIIEEINIGFTDRNLEYDPNQLLSIKEGDFFEIQRLKENMTSLQKRLESMGYPKNTHTYEVKEKGNKVVVSVVVTLGQPRIFKNIRSNSKSKYVQDYLVKKFYNLYNRPFEMTKFKLYLDDAQKELFNYGYFLIAMDFTPEIKENRVTLDIKVTNDQLFAFDFKNLKQEHRNVIHNILLDLFRKYKRPLSDSTIKSALREHYLNKARLNAEVKIENSEFINMYDETVHLYRVYLDEKYKTRVTSVNFSGNNYFSNKRLQGMFDKEAFELASINYYDQEFYEYFVDYLRGQYIQRGFVQVRIPRPVSNFDAEKRTATVDYIIQENQRAYVRKIEFQGIPLEYEDKLLTVMHNKSTRPFNPIKMVDDIKKVASTLQEEGYYYAEVTNANDEDLVRYTKTGADVDIRFKINLGPMVKLNRIIFLGNNKTRKKVLLKKIPLEPGDTITPMRTRDIESALSATGLFNTVNVVPLKHNSKNASTDLLVRVVEREYGLIEVAPGYRTDLGLKLTGTLSYQNIAGENKSITLRTQLNQRLSYQTLDPQRRKDAVPILEHNTSLTYTQGDIFDTLIDFSASGAYQLKRFYSFDAEILRANTIFTRDLTKRMSSSVRYQYEDIQQFNATNEIDNGSFEIGAITPSLTYDLRNSQINPVKGAFFNLSTEWANPYFLSQKEPDLTINYYKLISRNRFYIPFKNGTVAISMVGGSRKTLPGTRSKLMV; from the coding sequence ATGAAGTTATTGATCACTCTTTTCCTGATTCTTTTACCTATAATTGCTTTTGCTGAAGGCCTGACTCTGTCACAGGTCAATGTTGAATGTTTAAAGTCCGATAATTGTAACGAAAGAAAAAATCGTTTTGCCACATTGATCGGTGATTACCGAAGTTTAGTCCACATGAAGGACACTCTCAGAGTTCTGGCCTCTGATGGTGGATATCAGAGCTTTACCTATGAACTAGATGAGAATGCTGGAAAATATTCTTTAAATATTCATTTCCAATTAAAGCCCATTATTGAAGAAATCAACATTGGATTTACGGACCGAAACCTCGAGTACGACCCGAATCAACTTCTTAGTATTAAGGAAGGGGACTTCTTTGAGATTCAGCGTTTAAAAGAGAATATGACCTCTCTTCAAAAGCGACTGGAAAGCATGGGTTATCCGAAAAACACTCATACCTATGAGGTTAAGGAGAAGGGCAATAAAGTTGTCGTAAGTGTGGTTGTGACACTTGGTCAGCCCCGGATCTTCAAGAACATTCGCTCAAATTCAAAGTCGAAGTATGTGCAGGATTACCTGGTAAAGAAATTTTATAATCTCTATAACAGGCCTTTCGAGATGACCAAGTTTAAGCTTTATCTGGATGATGCCCAGAAAGAGCTTTTCAATTATGGCTACTTCTTGATCGCCATGGACTTCACTCCGGAGATCAAAGAAAACCGTGTCACTTTAGATATTAAGGTCACAAATGACCAGTTATTTGCTTTTGATTTCAAAAATCTGAAGCAAGAGCACCGAAATGTTATTCACAACATTCTTCTGGATTTATTCCGTAAATATAAAAGACCACTTTCAGATTCTACGATTAAGAGTGCCCTTAGAGAGCACTATCTGAATAAGGCCCGTTTAAACGCGGAAGTAAAAATCGAAAATTCTGAATTCATCAATATGTATGATGAAACGGTCCATCTCTATCGTGTATATCTCGATGAAAAATATAAGACCCGTGTGACATCGGTGAATTTTTCTGGAAACAACTATTTTAGTAATAAGCGTCTCCAGGGGATGTTTGATAAAGAGGCATTTGAACTTGCTTCAATCAATTACTATGACCAGGAATTCTACGAATATTTTGTCGACTATCTTCGTGGCCAATACATCCAACGTGGTTTTGTTCAGGTAAGAATTCCTCGTCCCGTTAGTAACTTTGATGCCGAAAAACGCACGGCCACTGTAGATTATATTATCCAGGAGAACCAGAGAGCTTACGTTCGCAAGATTGAGTTTCAAGGAATTCCTCTTGAATACGAAGATAAACTTCTGACCGTCATGCATAACAAGAGTACGAGGCCTTTTAATCCCATCAAGATGGTGGACGACATTAAAAAGGTCGCTTCAACACTTCAGGAAGAAGGCTACTACTATGCAGAAGTAACCAATGCCAACGATGAAGATTTGGTTCGCTATACCAAGACCGGAGCAGATGTTGATATTCGTTTCAAGATCAATCTGGGTCCAATGGTTAAACTCAATCGCATTATCTTCTTAGGCAATAATAAAACCAGAAAGAAAGTCCTTCTGAAAAAGATTCCCCTTGAGCCAGGTGATACCATCACCCCAATGAGAACCCGTGACATCGAGTCTGCTCTTTCTGCCACCGGTCTCTTTAATACCGTTAACGTTGTTCCTCTAAAACACAACTCCAAGAACGCTTCTACTGACTTATTAGTGAGAGTGGTTGAAAGAGAGTATGGATTAATTGAGGTGGCACCAGGTTATCGTACCGACTTAGGTCTTAAATTAACCGGTACTCTTTCGTACCAAAACATCGCTGGAGAAAACAAATCCATCACCCTTAGAACTCAACTTAACCAACGTCTAAGTTATCAGACACTTGATCCTCAACGTAGAAAGGACGCTGTTCCGATTCTCGAGCACAATACCTCTCTTACTTATACTCAGGGTGATATTTTTGATACCTTGATTGATTTTTCGGCCTCGGGTGCATATCAGTTAAAACGATTCTACTCTTTCGATGCAGAGATTTTGAGAGCGAACACTATCTTCACTCGTGACCTTACTAAACGTATGTCTTCTTCAGTTCGTTACCAATATGAAGATATTCAACAATTCAATGCTACTAACGAGATTGATAACGGAAGTTTCGAGATCGGCGCGATCACACCAAGCTTAACCTACGACCTTCGTAATTCTCAGATTAACCCGGTAAAGGGAGCTTTCTTTAACTTATCGACAGAATGGGCCAACCCATACTTCCTGTCCCAGAAAGAGCCAGACCTGACTATTAACTATTACAAGCTCATTTCGCGAAACCGTTTCTACATCCCGTTCAAAAATGGGACCGTGGCGATTTCGATGGTGGGGGGATCCAGGAAAACCTTGCCCGGGACAAGGTCGAAATTAATGGTGTGA
- a CDS encoding BamA/TamA family outer membrane protein, whose protein sequence is MTQTAGYIPNIKVFRLTGMDIIRGFSDEEANRLPNGNDISEERIDNRAYLANFKFEPRYFINDALMAGVFYDAGRVFVNRVDLGDLRDSVGVTFKIITPVGTLDFDYGIKLLRERNKDGSLEDPGRFHVSIGFF, encoded by the coding sequence GTGACGCAGACCGCTGGATATATTCCAAACATCAAGGTTTTTCGTTTAACCGGTATGGATATCATCCGGGGGTTCAGTGATGAGGAGGCCAACCGCCTGCCTAACGGGAACGACATTTCGGAAGAAAGGATCGATAACCGTGCCTATCTGGCCAATTTCAAGTTTGAGCCGCGTTACTTTATCAATGATGCCCTGATGGCCGGGGTATTTTATGATGCGGGGCGCGTGTTCGTGAACCGTGTGGATTTAGGAGACTTGAGAGACTCAGTCGGGGTTACATTTAAGATCATCACCCCAGTAGGTACCCTAGACTTTGACTACGGAATAAAACTCTTGAGAGAAAGAAACAAGGATGGTAGTTTAGAGGACCCCGGACGCTTCCACGTGTCAATTGGCTTCTTTTAA
- the rpsI gene encoding 30S ribosomal protein S9 encodes MSKAKSYDLHTIGRRKTSVARVYVSRGTGKILINDRDVSNYFPKATSRYIVFQPLNLLKVNDNYDFKINVKGGGVTGQAGAIRLGIARALLKLAPNSRGELKTAGFLTRDSRKVERKKYGKSGARKSYQFSKR; translated from the coding sequence ATGTCTAAAGCAAAATCTTACGATCTTCACACAATTGGCCGTCGTAAAACTTCAGTAGCTCGCGTATACGTTTCTCGTGGTACAGGTAAAATCCTTATCAACGACCGTGACGTTTCAAACTACTTTCCTAAAGCGACAAGCCGTTACATCGTATTCCAACCGCTTAACCTTCTAAAAGTTAACGATAACTACGATTTCAAAATTAACGTAAAAGGCGGCGGTGTTACTGGTCAAGCTGGTGCTATCCGTCTTGGTATCGCTCGTGCACTTCTTAAGCTAGCTCCGAATTCTCGTGGCGAACTTAAAACTGCTGGCTTCCTTACTCGTGACTCACGTAAAGTTGAGCGTAAGAAGTATGGTAAGTCTGGTGCTCGTAAATCGTACCAGTTCTCTAAACGTTAA
- the rplM gene encoding 50S ribosomal protein L13, whose product MITQKSYTITKAEMANKKWYVVDATDMVVGRLASEIARVLRGKHKPQFTTHNDAGDYVIVVNAEKVKFTGKKWDDKDYHWHTNHIGGIKKRTAKEQLAKNPTAIVEEAVRGMLGKNTLGRSQFTKLKVFVGPTHTHEAQKPEALTFKF is encoded by the coding sequence ATGATTACTCAGAAATCGTATACGATCACTAAAGCCGAAATGGCGAACAAGAAGTGGTACGTAGTAGACGCAACAGATATGGTTGTTGGTCGTCTTGCTTCAGAAATCGCAAGAGTTCTTCGCGGAAAGCATAAGCCACAATTTACAACTCACAACGACGCTGGCGATTACGTTATCGTTGTTAACGCTGAGAAAGTTAAATTCACTGGTAAGAAGTGGGATGATAAAGATTACCACTGGCACACAAACCACATCGGTGGAATCAAGAAACGTACAGCTAAAGAGCAACTTGCTAAGAACCCAACTGCAATCGTAGAAGAAGCAGTTCGCGGTATGCTTGGTAAAAACACTCTTGGCCGCTCTCAGTTTACTAAGCTTAAAGTGTTTGTTGGTCCAACTCACACTCACGAAGCTCAGAAGCCTGAAGCTCTAACTTTCAAATTTTAA